The following are from one region of the Candidatus Poribacteria bacterium genome:
- the topA gene encoding type I DNA topoisomerase produces the protein MAKSLVVVESPAKAKTINKFLGKDFTVKASLGHIRDLPEKRLGVNIKDGFKPQYVTIKGKEKVIRELRRAAKSADKVYLAADPDREGEAICWHIKQALGKIDKPVYRITFNEITGKAIREALKNPGDININLVNAQQARRILDRLVGYQISPILWRNVRKGLSAGRVQSVALRLVCEREEEREKFQPQEYWVISVKLVGESGEPFTARLVAVGDRKAEIEGKGFKITEEEARAIAEKLKSLTFQVESIKRQIRRQSPPPPFITSKLQQEANRRFRFPARKTMMIAQQLYEGVELGGEGPVGLVTYIRTDSTRVADEAIAAVRELIKRNYGSQYLPSKPNVYKSKKGAQDAHEAIRPTYLDRPPDSIKAYLSPDQDKLYNLIWRRFVASQMKPARLQLTTVNISADGYQLRASGSVILFDGFLRAYKGEGGEKEGEETLPELKEGEKLKLLEVKPEQFFTQPPPRYTEATLIKELEDKGIGRPSTYATIISTLLDRGYVVKEKGYLAPTDIGIMVNRLLIRSFPEIMNVGFTADMEDKLDKIEDGKADWVEVLREFYSGFRKYLEAAPDKIHEAKKEMEEETNEICEKCGRKMVIKWGKYGKFLACSGYPECTNTRPIKEEEVVTDQVCELCGSPMVIKTGRYGRFLSCSNYPKCKNTKPIGTGVKCPKCGGELVERRSKRGRTFYGCENFPKCDYAIWDKPVNKSCPKCGFPFLVEKRSKGKTHLACPNEGCDYVER, from the coding sequence ATGGCTAAGTCGCTCGTCGTGGTCGAATCACCAGCTAAGGCGAAGACGATAAACAAATTCCTGGGGAAGGACTTCACCGTGAAGGCCTCTCTGGGACATATAAGGGATCTGCCCGAAAAAAGGCTGGGCGTGAATATAAAAGACGGGTTTAAGCCCCAATACGTCACCATAAAGGGCAAGGAGAAGGTGATCAGGGAGCTTCGCAGGGCCGCTAAATCGGCCGATAAGGTCTACCTCGCCGCCGATCCGGATAGGGAGGGCGAGGCGATATGCTGGCACATCAAACAGGCCCTCGGCAAGATCGATAAACCCGTCTACAGGATAACCTTCAACGAGATAACCGGGAAAGCCATTAGGGAAGCATTGAAAAATCCAGGGGATATCAACATCAACTTGGTGAACGCCCAGCAAGCTAGAAGGATATTGGACAGATTGGTCGGATATCAGATCAGCCCTATACTTTGGAGAAACGTACGAAAGGGGTTAAGTGCCGGGAGGGTTCAATCGGTGGCGCTCAGGTTGGTCTGCGAGCGTGAGGAGGAACGGGAGAAATTCCAGCCTCAGGAATACTGGGTTATATCCGTGAAGCTCGTGGGCGAGTCAGGCGAACCGTTCACAGCCAGGCTGGTCGCCGTAGGGGATAGAAAGGCGGAGATAGAGGGCAAGGGATTCAAGATCACTGAGGAGGAAGCCAGAGCGATCGCCGAAAAACTAAAGAGTCTTACCTTCCAGGTCGAATCGATTAAACGGCAGATCCGCAGACAGTCTCCACCCCCGCCCTTTATAACCAGTAAGCTTCAGCAGGAGGCGAATAGGAGATTTAGATTCCCGGCCCGAAAAACCATGATGATAGCCCAGCAGCTTTACGAAGGGGTGGAGCTCGGCGGAGAAGGTCCTGTGGGATTGGTCACCTATATCAGAACCGACTCAACAAGGGTGGCCGACGAGGCGATAGCCGCTGTTAGAGAGCTCATAAAGAGGAACTACGGCTCACAATACCTCCCATCGAAGCCGAATGTATACAAGAGCAAGAAGGGGGCTCAGGATGCACATGAGGCTATAAGACCTACCTATCTGGATCGACCTCCCGATTCAATCAAGGCATATCTCTCCCCCGACCAAGATAAGCTCTATAACCTCATCTGGCGCAGGTTTGTGGCGAGCCAAATGAAACCAGCTAGGCTTCAGTTGACCACCGTTAACATCTCCGCCGACGGATATCAGCTTAGAGCCAGTGGATCGGTCATCCTCTTCGACGGTTTTCTCAGAGCTTACAAAGGGGAAGGTGGTGAAAAGGAGGGGGAGGAAACCCTACCTGAGCTGAAGGAGGGTGAGAAGCTCAAGCTCCTGGAGGTGAAACCGGAACAGTTCTTCACCCAACCCCCGCCCAGATACACCGAAGCAACCCTCATAAAGGAGCTCGAGGATAAAGGGATAGGTCGGCCAAGCACATATGCAACCATTATATCCACACTCCTCGACAGGGGATATGTGGTCAAGGAAAAGGGATATCTAGCACCGACCGATATCGGAATTATGGTCAACCGTCTGTTGATAAGGAGCTTCCCCGAGATAATGAACGTGGGATTTACAGCCGATATGGAGGACAAGCTGGATAAGATAGAGGATGGGAAGGCTGATTGGGTTGAAGTGCTGAGGGAGTTTTATTCCGGATTTCGCAAATACCTCGAAGCCGCACCCGATAAGATCCATGAGGCGAAAAAGGAGATGGAGGAGGAGACGAACGAGATCTGCGAGAAATGCGGCAGGAAAATGGTGATCAAATGGGGCAAATACGGAAAATTCCTGGCATGTTCCGGATATCCCGAATGCACTAACACTAGACCGATCAAAGAGGAGGAGGTCGTAACGGATCAGGTATGTGAGCTCTGCGGGAGCCCGATGGTCATAAAAACAGGAAGGTACGGCAGATTCCTCTCCTGTTCCAACTATCCCAAATGCAAGAACACCAAGCCGATTGGAACCGGCGTTAAATGCCCTAAATGCGGCGGAGAGCTGGTCGAGAGGAGATCCAAGAGGGGTAGGACCTTCTATGGATGTGAGAACTTCCCAAAATGCGATTACGCTATATGGGACAAACCCGTGAACAAATCGTGTCCAAAATGCGGTTTTCCGTTTCTCGTGGAGAAAAGGTCCAAGGGCAAAACCCATCTTGCCTGTCCCAACGAGGGATGTGATTATGTGGAGAGGTGA
- a CDS encoding pilus assembly protein, with protein sequence MWRGERGQALIEFAIILPLLIFILLGIAELGWYFVIRIALSNAATTGAEFAAYEGITDPDLVEERVREAADGVKLGSGDIIVLIASYQDKKGIKPKYALVQINYTYRPLVTGNLFRRTVTIKARAIRYYPSAPETAESEAIPQTM encoded by the coding sequence ATGTGGAGAGGTGAAAGGGGACAAGCCCTTATAGAGTTCGCAATCATACTTCCGCTTCTGATATTCATCCTTTTGGGGATCGCTGAACTGGGGTGGTACTTTGTCATCCGGATCGCCTTATCCAACGCAGCTACCACCGGAGCGGAATTCGCGGCATATGAAGGGATCACCGATCCGGATCTGGTTGAGGAAAGGGTAAGAGAGGCAGCAGATGGGGTGAAGTTGGGGAGCGGTGATATCATCGTGCTTATAGCCTCCTACCAGGATAAGAAGGGGATCAAGCCGAAATATGCCCTTGTCCAGATAAACTACACCTACAGACCGCTCGTGACGGGGAATCTCTTCAGAAGGACGGTTACCATAAAAGCCAGAGCCATAAGATACTATCCATCAGCCCCTGAAACGGCTGAATCTGAAGCCATCCCACAGACGATGTGA
- a CDS encoding helix-hairpin-helix domain-containing protein, with translation MLSERERKALILIGAALVAGIALILAKAYRPSLFLGEPDFQAEDVEAKSEIIPSETPPSSEERISKPVNINRASREELQKLPGIGPTLADRIVQYREKHGKFKRIEEIKEVSGIGEGKFQRIKSLITISSQP, from the coding sequence ATGCTCTCAGAGAGAGAACGAAAGGCGTTGATTCTGATAGGAGCCGCTTTGGTCGCGGGAATCGCCCTTATCCTGGCGAAGGCCTATAGGCCTTCTCTGTTCCTGGGCGAACCGGATTTTCAGGCGGAGGATGTGGAGGCCAAATCCGAAATCATCCCCTCTGAAACTCCTCCATCATCGGAGGAGAGGATCTCGAAACCGGTGAACATCAACAGGGCATCGAGGGAGGAGCTACAAAAGCTTCCAGGCATCGGTCCAACCCTCGCCGACCGAATAGTCCAATATAGGGAGAAACACGGTAAGTTCAAACGGATAGAGGAGATAAAGGAAGTCAGCGGCATAGGAGAGGGAAAATTCCAGAGGATCAAATCGCTGATAACCATATCAAGTCAGCCTTGA
- a CDS encoding TIGR03960 family B12-binding radical SAM protein has translation MRDLIERELLPYVRKPSRYIGGEVNSVIKPPSQVKLRIALAFPDAYEVGMSHLGSSILYHILNGIEDVQAERVFAPWLDAEERMRRKGIPLFSLETFTPLSDFDLIGFSLQYELCYTNLLNMLDLSGIPILSAERDDSHPPVIAGGPCAFNPEPLADFIDAFVIGDGEEVILDIVNILRRSSGRSQFLREISKLEGVYVPSLYRPESGKVKKRVVMNIEDTPHPIRPIVPYMEIIHDRFPIEIMRGCVNGCRFCQAGIIYRPVRERSIERICRIMEEGMRYTGFEDVSLLSLSTCDYSEVQELVRRCVLIAEPDQVSISLPSSRIDSFSIELARMVQRIRKTGLTFAPEAGTQRLRDVINKPITDEEILSIAQEVYSAGWNLIKLYFMIGLPTETEEDVRQIARLAERIIRLGRRIDRRAALNVSVATFVPKPHTPFQWERQISIDEIRRKHDIIRKELHSRRIRLKLTRPEVSLLEGVFARGDRRLTEVLIETHRMGCKFDGWGDHLRFDLWLEAFRRAGIDPDEYLRARDPDEPLPWDHIDPLVTREFLLSEREKAYRGETTPSCRVAGCVGCGLMRYTRDACLRSMIKAKKTIGHKPIPPHENPPSVQKIRLRYRKSGILRYLSHMEVMEVFIRALHRARLPIAFSHGFNPRPKIRFAHPSGVGVESVAEIAEMELIERMEPEEVKTRLNEELPEGLDVIEAFEVPMRYPAPMNQTWISTYEVRFPERRLSRRECERRIADLLSRDEIIVKSGKGRLRDIRPLVMGIRCEEGETCRIVMDLLETPSGRARAEDLLEMMFSELADQGEIRISKVRSRVANKSSLETD, from the coding sequence ATGAGAGATCTGATCGAAAGGGAACTTCTCCCCTACGTGAGAAAACCGTCCAGATACATCGGCGGCGAGGTAAACAGCGTGATCAAACCGCCCTCGCAGGTGAAGCTCAGGATCGCATTGGCCTTCCCAGATGCATATGAGGTGGGGATGTCACATTTAGGTTCCTCCATACTTTATCATATCCTCAACGGGATCGAGGACGTTCAAGCTGAAAGGGTCTTCGCCCCTTGGCTCGATGCCGAGGAGAGGATGCGTCGGAAGGGAATTCCGCTCTTCAGCCTTGAGACCTTCACGCCTTTAAGCGATTTCGATCTGATAGGTTTCTCGCTGCAGTATGAGCTATGCTATACGAATCTGCTCAACATGCTGGACTTGAGCGGCATTCCGATTCTATCCGCCGAGAGGGACGACTCTCATCCGCCCGTGATAGCGGGTGGCCCCTGTGCCTTTAACCCCGAGCCACTTGCTGATTTCATCGACGCCTTCGTCATAGGAGATGGCGAGGAGGTGATCCTCGATATAGTCAATATCCTCCGGCGAAGTTCAGGGAGGTCTCAATTTCTCCGCGAGATCTCAAAGCTGGAAGGGGTATACGTCCCCTCGCTCTATCGGCCGGAAAGCGGAAAGGTGAAAAAGCGGGTGGTTATGAATATAGAGGATACCCCACATCCGATCCGGCCGATCGTTCCATACATGGAGATCATACATGACCGATTCCCGATAGAGATCATGCGCGGGTGCGTCAACGGGTGCAGATTCTGTCAGGCAGGAATTATCTATCGTCCCGTGCGTGAACGGTCGATCGAGAGGATATGCCGGATAATGGAGGAGGGAATGCGTTATACCGGTTTTGAGGATGTATCGCTTCTGTCGCTGAGCACATGCGATTACAGCGAAGTTCAAGAGCTCGTGAGGCGATGTGTCCTTATAGCCGAACCCGATCAGGTCTCAATCTCCCTTCCCTCCAGTCGTATCGATTCCTTTTCGATAGAGCTGGCGAGGATGGTTCAGAGGATACGTAAGACAGGCTTGACCTTCGCCCCTGAGGCCGGAACACAGAGGCTGAGGGATGTCATAAACAAACCCATCACCGACGAGGAGATCCTGAGCATCGCCCAAGAGGTCTACAGCGCCGGATGGAATTTGATAAAGCTCTACTTCATGATCGGCCTGCCTACCGAGACGGAGGAGGACGTACGTCAGATAGCCCGACTTGCGGAACGGATAATCCGCCTCGGCAGACGGATCGATAGGCGGGCTGCGCTCAACGTGAGCGTTGCCACCTTCGTTCCCAAACCCCATACCCCCTTCCAATGGGAAAGACAGATATCGATCGATGAAATCCGCCGAAAGCATGATATCATAAGGAAGGAGTTGCACAGCCGAAGGATAAGGCTTAAGCTGACCCGGCCCGAGGTCAGTCTCCTGGAGGGGGTCTTCGCGAGGGGCGATCGAAGGTTAACGGAGGTGCTGATCGAAACGCACAGGATGGGATGTAAGTTCGACGGATGGGGTGACCACCTCAGGTTCGATCTCTGGCTCGAGGCGTTCCGCAGAGCGGGGATCGATCCGGATGAATACCTCAGAGCAAGAGACCCTGATGAACCGCTGCCATGGGATCACATCGACCCGCTGGTCACCAGGGAATTCCTGCTTTCAGAGCGCGAGAAGGCGTATAGAGGTGAAACGACGCCGAGCTGCAGGGTGGCAGGATGTGTGGGCTGCGGGTTAATGAGATACACCCGTGATGCGTGTCTCAGATCGATGATAAAGGCAAAAAAAACGATCGGACACAAGCCGATTCCGCCTCATGAGAATCCGCCCTCCGTCCAGAAGATAAGGCTCAGATACCGCAAATCAGGGATTTTAAGGTATCTATCGCATATGGAGGTGATGGAGGTCTTCATCAGGGCATTACATAGGGCCCGTTTGCCTATAGCTTTCTCACACGGGTTCAATCCCCGTCCGAAGATCAGATTCGCCCATCCCTCCGGCGTGGGCGTCGAGAGCGTGGCTGAGATCGCCGAGATGGAGCTCATCGAGAGGATGGAGCCTGAAGAGGTGAAAACGAGGCTCAACGAAGAGCTTCCAGAGGGTCTCGACGTGATCGAGGCGTTCGAGGTGCCGATGAGGTATCCAGCGCCGATGAATCAGACCTGGATTTCGACCTATGAGGTGCGTTTTCCCGAAAGGAGGCTTTCCCGTCGGGAATGTGAAAGGCGTATCGCCGACCTGCTCTCGCGGGATGAGATCATCGTCAAAAGCGGCAAAGGCAGATTGAGGGATATCAGACCCTTGGTGATGGGGATCAGATGTGAGGAGGGGGAAACCTGCAGGATCGTCATGGACCTGTTGGAAACACCATCGGGGAGAGCTAGGGCGGAAGATCTGTTGGAGATGATGTTTTCCGAGTTGGCAGATCAAGGTGAGATCAGGATATCGAAGGTTAGATCTCGGGTTGCAAACAAAAGCTCGTTGGAAACAGATTGA
- a CDS encoding MoaD/ThiS family protein, giving the protein MAKLRFRKQVWEIKGGVKLKEAIRQVGLNPLSVLAVRDGRLLTEDVVLREDDEILLISVISGG; this is encoded by the coding sequence GTGGCTAAGCTTAGGTTCAGGAAACAGGTATGGGAGATAAAGGGAGGAGTGAAACTCAAGGAGGCCATCCGACAGGTGGGATTGAACCCTCTCTCCGTCCTGGCCGTCAGGGATGGAAGGCTACTGACAGAGGACGTGGTGCTGAGGGAGGATGACGAGATACTGCTCATATCGGTGATATCAGGAGGATGA
- a CDS encoding adenine nucleotide alpha hydrolase family protein, whose translation MPQHKLALCREHYIEWVIGRTEETIRSFRMFSRDDRVLVAVSGGKDSLALWDILLKLGYKVDALYINLGIGEEYSAESQECVQTFAQNHPESKLIIVDIKEIYGMSVPELARSKRKGRGRKICSLCGLIKRHEMNRVAAQEGYDVIATGHNLDDEAASLLGNLLNWKVEYLEHQSPVLASTYPGLARKVRPLCRFYEREMAAYALLQGIQYIYEECPHAKGAKSILYKDLLNRLEIEMPGAKQRFYLDFLRVKGKGAIEFQPPPMGELHPCEVCGQPTSAPDRCAFCRLWEDS comes from the coding sequence ATGCCACAACATAAACTCGCCCTATGTAGAGAGCACTATATCGAGTGGGTGATCGGCAGAACTGAGGAGACGATACGATCCTTCAGGATGTTCTCACGTGATGATAGAGTGCTGGTCGCCGTCTCCGGAGGTAAGGATAGCCTTGCGCTGTGGGACATTTTGCTGAAACTCGGATATAAGGTGGATGCCCTGTACATTAATCTCGGCATAGGCGAGGAATATTCCGCCGAATCCCAGGAATGCGTTCAAACTTTTGCCCAAAACCATCCGGAAAGCAAGCTTATAATCGTGGACATCAAGGAGATATATGGGATGTCCGTTCCGGAGCTGGCGAGGTCCAAGCGGAAGGGACGGGGCAGGAAGATATGTTCCCTCTGCGGGTTGATCAAAAGGCATGAGATGAACAGGGTGGCAGCCCAAGAGGGATACGACGTGATCGCCACCGGACATAACCTCGATGACGAGGCAGCCTCATTACTGGGGAACCTGCTGAACTGGAAGGTGGAGTATCTGGAGCATCAGTCCCCCGTTCTGGCCTCCACCTATCCGGGGCTGGCTCGCAAGGTCAGGCCGCTATGCAGGTTCTACGAGCGGGAGATGGCTGCATACGCCCTCCTTCAGGGAATACAGTATATCTATGAGGAGTGTCCTCACGCTAAAGGGGCTAAGTCGATACTCTACAAGGATCTGCTCAACAGATTGGAGATCGAGATGCCAGGGGCGAAGCAGAGGTTCTATCTCGACTTCCTGAGGGTCAAGGGGAAGGGGGCTATTGAATTCCAACCGCCTCCGATGGGTGAGTTACATCCCTGCGAGGTCTGCGGTCAGCCGACGAGCGCCCCAGACAGATGCGCCTTCTGTAGGCTCTGGGAGGATTCATAG
- a CDS encoding ATP-binding protein, producing the protein MKVVITGGPSSGKSTLIEELSRRGFATVPEAATIVIKNGLHHPTVDPVSFQREVLSLQIRLEREAEGRGDEIIFCDRGIYDGLAYLRFYGISERVIQLPPDWRYDAVFHLEQLPYVRDNVRFETPGEARRISQLLWEVYRELGYDPIRVPAMEVERRANFVIGRL; encoded by the coding sequence ATGAAAGTGGTCATAACGGGCGGACCCTCATCCGGCAAAAGCACCCTCATTGAGGAGCTCTCCCGGAGGGGGTTCGCCACGGTACCTGAGGCTGCGACGATAGTGATCAAAAACGGCCTCCATCATCCCACCGTGGATCCCGTCTCCTTCCAGAGGGAGGTGCTATCGCTCCAGATAAGGCTTGAACGGGAGGCCGAGGGAAGAGGAGATGAGATCATCTTCTGCGATAGGGGCATATACGACGGACTGGCGTATCTGAGATTCTATGGGATATCCGAGAGGGTCATACAGTTGCCCCCGGATTGGCGATATGACGCCGTCTTCCATCTGGAACAATTGCCGTATGTTAGGGATAACGTCAGGTTTGAAACGCCGGGGGAGGCGCGAAGGATCTCTCAGCTTCTATGGGAGGTATATCGTGAGCTGGGGTATGATCCGATCCGCGTGCCGGCGATGGAGGTGGAGAGGAGGGCGAATTTCGTAATCGGCAGGCTATGA